CTCATGGTTCCACCGTGGCACCGGCGCCGGGCGCCGGACAGTGCCGATGGGCCCGTAGGGCAACGTGCCGGTGGTCGGGACGCGCGGCGTCGACGCCGGCCGGGGCGGGACGCATGCGCCGGTGCGCCTCGGGTACTTGCCGGGCATGGCGCGGTACACGAAGCCCGAGCTCCGGGAGCAGCTCAAGGAAGAGATCAGGGCCTCCGACCGGGGCGGCAGGCCGGGGCAGTGGTCGGCGCGCAAGTCGCAGCTGCTCACCCAGGAGTACAAGCGGCACGGCGGGGGCTTCGAGGGGCCGAAGGACGAGCGGCAGAAGTCCCTGCAACGGTGGGGTGCCGAGCAGTGGCAGACCAGCCAGGGCGACACGCGGGCGCGGCGCGGGGACGAGACCGGTCGTTACCTGCCCAAACAGGCATGGCAGGAGCTCTCCCCCGAACAGCGGCGCGCCACCGACGCCAAGAAGCGCCGGGCGTCGCGCTCCGGCCGGC
This genomic interval from Micromonospora coxensis contains the following:
- a CDS encoding DUF5872 domain-containing protein, translated to MARYTKPELREQLKEEIRASDRGGRPGQWSARKSQLLTQEYKRHGGGFEGPKDERQKSLQRWGAEQWQTSQGDTRARRGDETGRYLPKQAWQELSPEQRRATDAKKRRASRSGRQYVANTGPASRARRDATAAVRLSELPVTEATKLVGDLDTRQLRAALKREREGKARKTLIRRLESELARR